A stretch of Macadamia integrifolia cultivar HAES 741 chromosome 7, SCU_Mint_v3, whole genome shotgun sequence DNA encodes these proteins:
- the LOC122083594 gene encoding heat shock factor protein HSF24-like, with product MAQRCVPAPFLTKTYQLVEDPITDDVISWNDTGTTFVVWKPADFAKDLLPKYFKHNNFSSFVRQLNTYGFRKIVPDRWEFANESFRRGEKDLLCDIHRRKAAPTSPDVGKSNGNGGSGGGGGGGGLSTPAISGEDVGSTSTSSPGSRNHGSDETAVSDLSDENEKLRKDNQLLSAELAQTKKQCEELMTFLSSYLKVGPEQIDRIMSQGTNGPSRDPSVEINISDDNNNDDDDEKLEAQEEEVKLFGVCLKMNGGRGGNNKRGRGPEDLGGSGSPMKEMKVARDFEVPWMRISSSPGETSKVCN from the exons ATGGCTCAGAGATGTGTGCCGGCTCCGTTCCTGACGAAGACGTATCAGTTGGTGGAGGATCCGATCACCGACGACGTGATCTCCTGGAACGACACCGGAACTACCTTCGTCGTCTGGAAACCTGCAGATTTCGCCAAGGATTTGCTTCCTAAGTACTTCAAGCACAACAATTTCTCCAGCTTCGTTCGCCAACTTAACACCTAT GGTTTCCGGAAGATAGTGCCGGACAGATGGGAATTCGCGAACGAGTCAttcagaagaggagaaaaggatCTCCTCTGCGATATCCACCGGCGTAAGGCGGCGCCGACGTCTCCAGATGTCGGAAAATCCAACGGCAATGGCGGTAGCGGCGGCggcggaggaggaggaggactGTCAACGCCTGCGATTTCGGGGGAGGATGTGGGGTCCACATCGACATCGTCACCCGGGTCGAGGAACCACGGTTCGGATGAGACGGCGGTTTCGGATCTTTCCGACGAGAACGAGAAGCTCCGGAAGGATAACCAATTGCTGAGCGCAGAGCTGGCGCAGACTAAGAAGCAGTGCGAGGAGCTGATGACCTTCTTGTCCAGCTACCTCAAGGTGGGTCCCGAGCAGATCGACCGTATCATGTCGCAAGGGACCAATGGGCCCAGCCGTGATCCGTCGGTCGAGATCAATATCAGTGACGACaacaacaatgatgatgatgacgaaaAATTAGAAGCACAGGAGGAAGAAGTGAAGCTGTTCGGGGTGTGTTTGAAGATGAACGGTGGAAGAGGGGGGAATAATAAGAGAGGACGTGGTCCTGAAGACTTGGGTGGAAGTGGGTCACCTATGAAAGAGATGAAAGTGGCTAGGGACTTTGAGGTTCCATGGATGAGGATATCTTCTTCCCCAGGTGAGACCAGCAAGGTCTGCAACTGA